A DNA window from Flavisolibacter ginsenosidimutans contains the following coding sequences:
- a CDS encoding SPFH domain-containing protein produces the protein MILLQDNNGGALFNFIKDFWWLLILLFIIFSGLFTINQGYVGVVTMFGKYRRAARPGLNFKIPLLEQVMKKISVQNRSVEMEFQAVTIDQANVYFKSMLLYSVQNTDEETIKRVAFVFISDRDLMQALTRTIEGSIRAFVATKRQSEILGQRKEIVDYVKDQIDHTLEQWGYHLQDLQINDITFDKAIMDSMSKVVASNNLKAAAENEGQALLITKTKGAEAEGNAIKIAAEAEREAARLRGQGVALFRQEVARGMSEAAEQMKQANLDTNVILFSMWTEAVKNFAEYGRGNVIFLDGSADGMENTMRQIQALMVKHAGTSANGNDLVKN, from the coding sequence ATGATCCTCCTTCAAGACAACAACGGCGGCGCACTCTTCAACTTTATCAAAGATTTCTGGTGGCTGCTCATTCTTCTTTTCATCATCTTCAGCGGCTTGTTTACCATTAACCAGGGCTACGTTGGCGTTGTTACCATGTTTGGTAAATATCGCCGTGCGGCGAGGCCGGGCCTGAATTTCAAAATTCCTTTGCTGGAGCAAGTAATGAAAAAAATATCGGTACAAAACCGTTCCGTAGAAATGGAGTTCCAGGCCGTAACCATTGACCAGGCCAACGTCTATTTTAAAAGCATGTTGCTTTATTCGGTGCAAAACACTGATGAAGAAACCATCAAGCGGGTGGCTTTTGTTTTCATCAGCGACAGGGATTTAATGCAAGCGCTTACCCGAACCATTGAGGGCTCCATCCGGGCTTTTGTTGCCACGAAAAGACAATCTGAAATTTTAGGACAGCGCAAGGAAATTGTGGATTACGTAAAGGACCAGATTGACCATACGCTTGAGCAATGGGGTTATCATTTGCAAGACCTCCAAATCAACGACATCACCTTTGACAAAGCCATCATGGATTCAATGAGCAAAGTGGTTGCGTCGAACAACTTAAAAGCCGCCGCCGAAAACGAAGGGCAGGCGCTTCTCATTACCAAAACAAAAGGCGCTGAAGCCGAGGGCAACGCAATAAAGATTGCAGCAGAAGCCGAACGCGAAGCGGCACGTTTGCGTGGCCAGGGCGTGGCTTTGTTTCGTCAGGAAGTGGCCCGCGGTATGTCCGAAGCCGCCGAGCAAATGAAGCAGGCCAACCTCGATACGAATGTGATTCTTTTTAGCATGTGGACAGAGGCCGTAAAAAACTTTGCGGAATACGGAAGAGGCAACGTTATCTTTCTCGACGGCAGCGCCGACGGCATGGAAAACACCATGAGGCAAATCCAGGCACTGATGGTGAAACATGCCGGTACGAGTGCCAACGGCAACGATCTGGTCAAGAACTGA